Proteins found in one Vallitalea guaymasensis genomic segment:
- a CDS encoding ABC transporter ATP-binding protein: MKKRWILGRLIKYCFNNNGFAMGSMILASILLGILSVLQIWIVGQIVNGLGSLSGQRKELILYMIMLLVCLLLWKICFILIPYVRNNLVSKMKIRMQKDLIESVNKIPVIQQEINETQMKIGRAFDFINNHFETSLISIQVYISSIISVVSISILLARYSWVFPVIATLTAIPIIFIRLKQDKKMHEMYKKQYPNNQLADYYLGTLTKKDSLLELMVFQLRSHFLSRYLKLTKDNVQERTRYFVRHSCRGGLLEAIWLTAGNVLSIGWAIILLSQTSRFSLGVLAIVIRGITTAQDDIIGFAFNSKNIYQATFYGEDFWEMIYKRKSEVPRYKYSKVKSIELRHVGFRYPHQQENSLSDINLILHTDETMGIVGENGSGKSTISKILLGIYQPTEGEILVNGHKIENLNLLYEDVGAVFQDYVNYQLTPRENIRFGSLKDKERKKAIIAAARKSGAHTFVKDLKKQYDTPIGTLLDNATHLSGGQWQRLAVARGFYSKGSMIVLDEPNSNLDPKMEAALYEEYKNIMNEKNRIGILVSHRLGSTRACDRIIVMNQGRIVEDGSFEQLMNAHGKYSHMYQVQAEWYTE, from the coding sequence ATGAAAAAAAGATGGATTCTAGGTCGATTGATAAAATATTGCTTTAATAATAATGGTTTTGCTATGGGTAGTATGATTCTAGCCAGTATCCTTCTTGGAATTCTTTCAGTATTGCAGATATGGATTGTTGGACAAATAGTTAATGGTTTAGGTTCTTTGTCTGGTCAAAGAAAAGAATTGATACTCTATATGATTATGCTGTTAGTATGTTTGCTACTATGGAAAATATGTTTTATATTAATACCTTATGTACGTAATAACCTTGTTTCCAAGATGAAGATACGTATGCAAAAAGATTTAATTGAATCTGTTAATAAAATACCTGTCATTCAGCAAGAAATCAATGAAACTCAGATGAAAATAGGTCGAGCATTTGATTTTATCAACAATCATTTTGAGACAAGTCTCATATCTATTCAAGTATACATATCCAGTATTATTAGTGTTGTGTCCATATCAATACTATTAGCCCGATACAGTTGGGTCTTTCCTGTTATAGCAACTTTAACAGCTATACCTATTATATTTATTAGATTGAAACAAGACAAAAAAATGCATGAAATGTATAAAAAGCAATACCCTAATAATCAACTGGCGGATTATTATTTAGGTACATTGACAAAAAAAGATAGTTTGTTGGAATTAATGGTTTTTCAACTCCGTTCTCATTTCCTGAGTCGGTATTTAAAATTAACTAAAGACAATGTGCAAGAGAGAACACGATATTTTGTAAGGCATTCATGTAGAGGGGGATTGTTAGAGGCTATATGGTTAACTGCAGGGAATGTTTTATCTATAGGATGGGCTATTATTCTTTTATCTCAAACAAGCCGATTTTCCTTGGGTGTATTAGCGATTGTAATTAGAGGAATTACAACAGCCCAAGACGATATCATTGGTTTTGCATTTAATAGTAAAAACATCTATCAAGCCACTTTCTATGGTGAAGATTTTTGGGAGATGATTTATAAAAGAAAATCAGAAGTACCAAGGTATAAGTATAGCAAAGTAAAGAGTATTGAACTTCGACATGTAGGATTTCGTTATCCTCATCAACAAGAAAATAGTCTGAGTGATATTAATCTGATTTTACATACCGACGAAACTATGGGTATTGTAGGAGAAAATGGTAGCGGCAAATCTACTATTAGTAAAATACTGTTAGGGATTTATCAACCCACAGAAGGAGAGATTTTAGTTAATGGACATAAGATAGAGAACTTGAATCTTTTATATGAAGATGTAGGGGCTGTTTTTCAAGATTATGTTAACTATCAATTAACGCCTAGAGAAAATATAAGATTTGGTTCTCTGAAAGATAAGGAAAGAAAAAAAGCTATTATAGCAGCTGCAAGAAAATCAGGGGCGCATACTTTTGTTAAAGACTTAAAAAAACAATATGATACACCAATAGGTACACTATTAGATAATGCTACCCATTTGTCAGGTGGACAGTGGCAACGGTTAGCTGTAGCGAGAGGATTCTATAGTAAAGGTAGTATGATAGTGTTGGATGAACCTAATTCCAATCTGGATCCCAAGATGGAAGCAGCACTCTATGAAGAATACAAAAATATTATGAACGAGAAAAATCGTATTGGTATTTTAGTTAGTCATCGATTAGGTTCCACAAGAGCTTGTGACCGTATTATTGTTATGAATCAAGGACGTATTGTAGAAGATGGATCTTTTGAACAACTCATGAATGCCCATGGAAAGTATAGTCATATGTATCAGGTCCAAGCTGAATGGTACACTGAATAA
- a CDS encoding Fur family transcriptional regulator has translation MDSKLDDTMINLMNRNHKRLTYQRKEILKILNDNGNKHVSVEEIQRLAKENNVILSISTIYRTMDILHKIGAVIKHNFGNGIAEYEIFEGNKNAHHHLICKKCGRIEEVFGLVGDNFNNQIFVEKGFKVEYQRLEIYGYCKECMNNSK, from the coding sequence ATGGATTCAAAATTAGATGACACAATGATTAATTTGATGAATAGAAATCATAAGAGGTTGACATACCAGAGAAAAGAAATTCTAAAAATATTAAATGATAATGGGAACAAACATGTATCGGTTGAAGAGATTCAGAGATTGGCAAAAGAAAACAATGTTATTTTATCAATTTCAACAATCTATAGGACTATGGATATCTTACATAAAATAGGTGCTGTAATTAAACATAACTTTGGTAATGGTATTGCTGAATATGAGATTTTTGAGGGAAATAAAAATGCTCATCATCACTTGATTTGCAAAAAATGTGGAAGGATAGAAGAGGTTTTTGGATTAGTGGGAGATAATTTTAATAATCAAATATTCGTAGAAAAGGGATTTAAAGTTGAGTATCAACGTTTAGAAATTTATGGATATTGCAAGGAGTGTATGAATAATTCTAAATGA
- a CDS encoding alpha/beta fold hydrolase, with protein MNKQYIMLDDGNKISYMTYGKGKKVVLFFHGLVGGSYISKDWKKEIEAKNITLIAIERSGYGNSSKIKMKNVSQWIPIAKQIAKQLKLSKVDLVGCSAGAPYAYATASALEEIVEKVYILGGVPSAYKDSVLKHYDTSNQEAYKSFMTKPMNEIQEYYKEQLNDFKKYLKKDEDDYIEKTIDENLKQDCFGISQECKLQIENWGMCLSEIKQPIFLHHAVNDEMVPYEAAKEMTNYLQNCSFEEIHINGDKVHISSISKAFLQILNVIGYNVSNR; from the coding sequence GTGAATAAACAATATATTATGTTGGATGATGGGAATAAGATTAGTTATATGACCTATGGTAAGGGCAAAAAAGTAGTACTTTTTTTTCATGGGCTTGTAGGAGGTTCGTATATAAGTAAAGATTGGAAAAAGGAAATAGAAGCCAAAAATATTACTTTAATTGCTATTGAAAGGTCAGGCTATGGGAATTCTTCTAAAATTAAGATGAAAAATGTATCTCAATGGATTCCGATAGCAAAACAAATAGCTAAGCAATTAAAACTATCTAAAGTTGATTTAGTGGGTTGTTCTGCTGGGGCTCCATATGCATATGCAACTGCTAGTGCTCTTGAAGAGATAGTCGAAAAAGTATATATATTGGGAGGAGTTCCTTCAGCTTATAAAGATTCTGTACTGAAACACTATGATACTTCGAACCAAGAGGCTTATAAAAGCTTTATGACCAAACCAATGAATGAAATACAGGAATATTATAAAGAACAATTAAATGATTTTAAAAAATACCTAAAAAAGGATGAAGATGATTATATTGAAAAGACAATAGATGAAAATCTGAAACAAGATTGTTTTGGTATATCTCAAGAATGCAAACTACAAATAGAGAATTGGGGAATGTGTTTATCAGAGATTAAGCAGCCAATATTTTTACATCATGCTGTTAATGACGAGATGGTACCATATGAAGCAGCCAAGGAAATGACTAATTACTTGCAAAATTGTAGCTTTGAAGAGATACATATAAATGGAGATAAGGTACATATTAGTTCCATTTCAAAAGCTTTTTTACAGATATTAAATGTAATAGGATACAATGTATCAAATAGATGA
- a CDS encoding ABC transporter ATP-binding protein: MNTTKKFITKLYHNILFIIKNTKVLFAISLLFYILSGMIPYVHVTALSTIITEGDKIICNNAAVMDTSIIYGIIMLAIAILMDRLLLLGQMPLASVLSYQIKTKVDCLIVEKTSKLSYEYVESSAFQTKLKAVYKFANQLPNLYKTALQILKSVIIMTSLMIGFQGSFYLAFIIMVGCLPQFLLSYKIRKKQHELDLQVTSDQRLQEYYKELLTKSQSVKERHLFGLKGLFTTRWENISYDIHKKYALFRYKSLRLNFLGDISNIAGYMIALVLLLLTPSIDGAGFLSLSVALTAIQNGVNAFIGDCIAIRGQVLDDDVVYDFLEEHEDIQHPCDLKEPITSFTFDHVSFTYKGSSIRALDDVNVTLNAGETIVIVGENGAGKTTFIKMLLGLYPCQGGKVLCNHQSVDTLNRNTYFKRISTIFQHYNKYPFTIAQNIKMTLGEEAKPTEDMISCAKEAGIHDWVSSLPKGYNTLLTHLRPKGIEVSGGQWQKIAIARGQTKPADVFIMDEPTASLDPLMEAEIMNKFMNMDSRSIKIIVSHRVGMATKADKIIVFEKGKLVEVGRHKDLIQNKGVYAQLYESQAKWYTSYSSKEGESS, encoded by the coding sequence ATGAATACTACCAAAAAATTTATAACCAAACTGTATCACAATATTCTCTTCATTATCAAAAATACCAAAGTCTTATTTGCGATATCTTTATTGTTTTATATACTTTCAGGAATGATACCATATGTACATGTAACAGCTCTGTCTACCATTATTACGGAAGGTGATAAAATTATTTGTAATAACGCTGCTGTTATGGATACTAGTATTATATATGGGATTATAATGCTAGCTATAGCCATTTTGATGGATAGGCTTCTGCTATTGGGACAGATGCCTTTGGCATCAGTATTATCTTATCAAATAAAAACGAAGGTAGACTGTCTTATTGTGGAAAAAACAAGTAAACTTTCTTATGAGTATGTAGAAAGCTCTGCATTTCAGACTAAGTTGAAAGCTGTCTATAAATTTGCTAATCAACTACCCAATCTCTACAAGACTGCTTTGCAGATATTGAAATCTGTTATTATAATGACATCTCTGATGATAGGATTTCAAGGAAGTTTTTATCTAGCTTTTATAATCATGGTAGGCTGTTTGCCTCAATTTCTTTTATCTTATAAAATACGTAAAAAACAGCATGAACTTGACCTTCAAGTTACTTCAGATCAACGATTACAAGAATACTATAAAGAATTGTTAACTAAATCTCAGAGTGTAAAAGAAAGACACCTATTTGGTTTAAAAGGGTTATTTACTACCCGATGGGAAAATATATCTTATGATATACATAAAAAATATGCTCTCTTTCGTTATAAAAGCCTTAGACTCAATTTTTTGGGAGATATAAGTAATATAGCAGGTTATATGATAGCTCTTGTTTTACTACTGCTAACTCCTTCTATAGATGGTGCTGGTTTCTTAAGTTTATCAGTGGCTTTAACGGCTATTCAGAATGGGGTAAACGCTTTTATTGGAGACTGTATAGCTATTAGGGGACAGGTGTTAGATGATGATGTGGTGTATGATTTCTTGGAAGAACATGAAGATATACAACATCCTTGTGATTTGAAAGAACCTATTACAAGCTTTACATTTGATCATGTAAGCTTTACCTATAAAGGAAGTTCTATTAGGGCTTTAGACGATGTTAATGTAACATTGAATGCAGGTGAGACTATTGTTATTGTAGGTGAAAATGGGGCTGGAAAAACAACTTTCATCAAGATGTTATTAGGGCTGTATCCTTGCCAAGGAGGAAAAGTACTATGTAATCATCAATCAGTTGATACTCTAAATCGTAATACTTATTTTAAACGTATATCAACTATTTTTCAACACTATAATAAATATCCTTTTACCATTGCTCAAAATATTAAAATGACTTTAGGAGAAGAAGCTAAGCCTACAGAAGATATGATATCTTGTGCTAAGGAAGCTGGTATACATGACTGGGTGTCTTCCCTACCTAAAGGGTATAATACTTTGCTAACTCATTTGCGTCCAAAAGGTATTGAAGTATCTGGAGGGCAATGGCAAAAAATAGCTATAGCTCGAGGACAAACGAAACCAGCAGATGTATTTATCATGGATGAGCCTACCGCATCGTTGGACCCTCTAATGGAAGCAGAGATTATGAATAAATTTATGAACATGGATTCCAGAAGTATAAAGATTATAGTATCCCATCGTGTAGGAATGGCTACTAAGGCTGATAAGATTATAGTTTTTGAAAAAGGTAAACTGGTTGAAGTGGGACGTCACAAAGATCTAATACAAAACAAAGGCGTATATGCTCAGTTATATGAATCACAAGCAAAGTGGTATACAAGTTATAGCAGTAAAGAAGGTGAAAGTTCATGA
- a CDS encoding nucleotidyltransferase family protein, translating to MLLKIKQDKEYKLKLHILQHVEFVVKLFQANNIQFFIIKGIALDKIIYNGISMRESRDIDIVVRRESMSDAIDLLLNNDYIFTTDRNGNSKSVSVGFSDIVQHEITFLNQDKTIEVELKQLLNGIFDKSFIEDCFKNIKVNEINNVLIPTLNVDYTFLVLIAYVYKDSEDIFVLNQTKLLPSGDLGLCAEANRTSDLIFGNLFHDDIVDVWKNSDTLKEIRTLIPDKLEGVCGNCLVKNICKGSCRTIALSSFGSINSANPICQKLYDENKFHLAPKCR from the coding sequence TTGCTATTAAAGATAAAGCAAGATAAAGAGTATAAATTAAAATTACATATATTACAACATGTTGAATTTGTAGTTAAATTATTTCAAGCTAATAATATTCAATTTTTTATTATTAAAGGTATCGCTTTAGATAAAATTATATATAATGGTATATCGATGAGAGAAAGTAGAGATATTGATATAGTAGTTAGAAGAGAAAGTATGAGTGATGCTATAGATTTATTACTAAATAATGATTATATATTCACAACAGATAGAAACGGAAACTCAAAGAGTGTTTCTGTAGGTTTTAGTGATATTGTTCAACATGAAATTACATTTCTTAATCAAGATAAAACTATTGAAGTTGAATTGAAACAACTTCTAAATGGTATATTTGATAAAAGTTTTATTGAGGATTGCTTTAAAAATATAAAAGTTAATGAAATTAATAATGTATTGATACCTACATTAAATGTAGATTATACGTTCCTGGTATTGATAGCGTATGTATATAAAGATTCTGAAGATATATTTGTACTTAATCAAACTAAACTACTTCCTAGTGGAGACTTAGGATTATGTGCGGAAGCAAATAGAACAAGTGATTTGATATTTGGGAATCTATTTCATGATGATATTGTTGATGTATGGAAAAATAGTGATACATTAAAAGAAATTAGAACATTGATACCTGATAAATTAGAAGGTGTATGTGGTAATTGTTTGGTTAAGAATATTTGCAAAGGAAGTTGTAGAACAATAGCTTTATCTAGTTTTGGGTCAATAAATTCAGCTAACCCAATTTGTCAAAAATTATATGATGAAAATAAATTTCATCTAGCGCCAAAGTGTAGGTGA